One region of Priestia megaterium genomic DNA includes:
- a CDS encoding DUF6366 family protein: protein MSEDKETPERRRERLKHEEVKRNPAGNMNDAFNRNEAGNLSGLAGSLGWKGLGVLITVMIIGFIVASLFLK, encoded by the coding sequence ATGAGCGAAGATAAAGAAACACCTGAAAGAAGAAGAGAGAGATTAAAACACGAAGAGGTAAAAAGAAATCCAGCTGGGAATATGAACGATGCATTTAATAGAAATGAAGCTGGAAACTTATCTGGTTTAGCAGGCAGCTTAGGATGGAAGGGTCTTGGTGTACTTATTACTGTAATGATTATAGGTTTTATCGTTGCGTCACTATTTTTAAAATAA
- a CDS encoding HAD hydrolase-like protein: MLQSLIFDMDGTLFQTDKILELSLDDTFNHLRTLNQWNTSTPVDKYREIMGVPLPKVWEALLPTHSGEIRKYTNDYFLKSLVENIKKGKGALYPNVKEVFSYLKENNCSIYIASNGLKEYLEAIVDHYDLDKWVTETFSIQQIQTLDKGDLVKTIIKKYDVKHAAVVGDRLSDINAARDNGLMAVGCNFDFAQEAELAQADVVIDDLMELKRIVSNINSSLSV, encoded by the coding sequence ATGTTGCAATCACTAATCTTTGATATGGATGGAACGCTGTTTCAAACAGATAAAATTTTAGAATTATCACTTGATGATACCTTTAACCATTTGCGTACACTCAACCAGTGGAATACTAGTACTCCTGTTGATAAGTATCGTGAAATCATGGGTGTACCGTTACCCAAAGTATGGGAAGCTTTATTACCTACTCATTCAGGTGAAATAAGAAAGTATACGAATGACTATTTTTTGAAAAGCTTAGTTGAGAATATAAAAAAAGGCAAAGGCGCTTTATATCCTAATGTAAAAGAGGTCTTTAGCTATCTAAAAGAAAATAATTGCTCCATTTACATAGCAAGTAACGGTTTGAAGGAATATTTAGAAGCGATTGTAGACCATTACGATTTGGATAAGTGGGTAACAGAAACATTTAGTATTCAACAAATCCAAACGCTCGATAAAGGAGATTTAGTCAAAACGATTATAAAGAAATACGATGTAAAGCACGCAGCAGTAGTGGGAGACCGTCTATCGGATATCAATGCTGCAAGGGATAATGGTTTAATGGCAGTGGGGTGCAATTTTGATTTTGCTCAAGAAGCTGAGCTTGCACAGGCTGATGTGGTAATAG